One genomic segment of Rivularia sp. PCC 7116 includes these proteins:
- the fabF gene encoding beta-ketoacyl-ACP synthase II encodes MTEFKRKRVVVTGVGAITPIGNTPEEYWEGLASGRNGIGKITFFDASNHDCHIAGEVKNFDPHNYMDRKEAKRMDRFAQLGVSAAKQAVKDANLTINDLNAEQIGVILGSGVGGIKVMEDQQTIYLDRGPNRCSPFMIPMMIANMAAGLTAIHTGAKGPNACPVTACASGSNAIGDAFRIIQDGYAQAMICGGTEAAITPLSIAGFAAARTLSTRNSEPEKASRPFDKDRNGFVMGEGAGILILEELEHALSRGAKIYAEMVGYGMTCDAYHMTSPVPGGKGAARAIRLALKDGGLTPEMVTYINAHGTSTPVNDPTETAAMKEVLGEHAYKIAVSSTKSMTGHLLGGSGGIEGVATVLAIANNRVPPTINLDNPDPECDLDYVPNESRALDIKVALSNSFGFGGHNVTLAFKKYA; translated from the coding sequence ATGACAGAATTTAAACGTAAGCGCGTTGTTGTAACTGGTGTTGGCGCGATTACACCGATTGGTAACACACCAGAAGAATATTGGGAAGGATTAGCCAGCGGTCGTAATGGCATCGGTAAAATTACTTTCTTTGATGCTTCAAATCATGATTGCCATATTGCTGGTGAAGTGAAGAATTTCGATCCTCATAATTACATGGATCGCAAAGAAGCTAAGCGGATGGACCGATTTGCCCAGCTAGGGGTTTCGGCAGCAAAACAAGCTGTTAAAGACGCAAATTTGACCATCAATGATTTGAATGCAGAACAAATCGGAGTCATACTTGGCTCCGGGGTGGGTGGCATCAAGGTTATGGAAGATCAGCAAACGATTTATCTTGACCGGGGTCCCAACCGCTGTAGCCCTTTCATGATACCGATGATGATTGCCAATATGGCTGCGGGGTTAACGGCAATTCATACTGGAGCTAAAGGACCTAATGCCTGCCCGGTTACAGCTTGTGCTAGTGGTTCCAATGCTATCGGTGATGCTTTTCGCATTATTCAAGACGGATATGCTCAAGCCATGATTTGTGGCGGCACTGAAGCTGCAATTACACCTTTATCTATTGCTGGTTTTGCTGCTGCTAGAACGCTTTCTACACGTAACTCGGAACCCGAAAAAGCCAGCCGTCCGTTTGACAAAGACCGCAATGGCTTTGTTATGGGTGAAGGTGCAGGTATTTTGATTCTTGAAGAACTCGAACATGCTTTAAGTCGTGGTGCCAAAATTTATGCCGAAATGGTTGGCTATGGCATGACATGTGATGCTTACCATATGACTTCACCCGTACCAGGTGGAAAAGGTGCTGCAAGAGCTATACGTTTAGCACTCAAAGACGGCGGACTTACACCAGAAATGGTTACATACATCAACGCCCACGGTACCAGCACCCCCGTAAATGACCCCACCGAAACTGCTGCCATGAAAGAAGTTTTGGGAGAACATGCTTATAAAATAGCAGTTAGTTCTACCAAGTCTATGACCGGCCATCTTCTGGGCGGTTCTGGAGGCATCGAAGGAGTAGCAACAGTATTAGCGATCGCCAATAATCGAGTTCCTCCAACAATTAATTTGGATAATCCAGACCCCGAATGCGATTTAGATTATGTTCCAAATGAAAGTCGCGCTCTGGATATTAAAGTAGCTCTATCCAATTCCTTTGGTTTTGGCGGTCACAATGTCACGCTGGCTTTTAAGAAGTACGCTTAA
- the acpP gene encoding acyl carrier protein: MSQAEIFDKVKKIVAEQLGVEDEKITPNANFANDLGADSLDTVELVMALEEEFDIEIPDEAAEKITTVQEAVDYINEKVAASA, translated from the coding sequence ATGAGCCAAGCGGAAATTTTTGACAAAGTAAAGAAAATTGTTGCGGAACAATTAGGTGTTGAAGATGAGAAAATCACCCCAAATGCCAATTTCGCCAATGATTTAGGGGCTGATTCTTTGGATACGGTCGAACTAGTAATGGCTTTGGAAGAAGAATTTGATATTGAAATTCCTGACGAAGCCGCGGAAAAAATTACTACAGTTCAAGAAGCAGTTGACTACATTAATGAAAAAGTCGCCGCATCCGCCTAG
- the cax gene encoding calcium/proton exchanger, whose amino-acid sequence MSGKKILFLVLLAFIPVSLGAKYLEWGDLVIFITAGLAIIPLAAWMGTATEEIAVVVGPSLGGLLNATFGNATELIIALIALKAGYVSVVKASITGSIIGNLLLVMGFSMLLGGIRYKEQTFQSLIARMNAAAMNLAVIAILVPTAVNYTSEGISETTLQNLSLAVAVVLIIVYLLTLLFSMKTHSYLFDVGVAETEAMETLHNPPNLWLWVGVLLACTLCVAFESELLVDSLEVATSKLGLTALFTGVVIVPIIGNAAEHATAVTVAMKNKMDLSLSVAVGSTMQIALFVAPILVIIGKFMGQPMDLDFHPFELVAVAASVLIANSISSDGKSNWLEGTLLLATYAVLGFAFFFHPVIEGIG is encoded by the coding sequence ATGTCTGGAAAAAAGATTTTATTTTTGGTTCTGCTGGCTTTTATTCCCGTTTCTCTGGGAGCAAAGTATCTTGAATGGGGAGATTTAGTTATATTTATAACGGCTGGATTGGCGATTATACCTCTAGCGGCTTGGATGGGTACGGCTACAGAAGAAATTGCTGTAGTAGTAGGACCTTCTCTGGGGGGCTTATTAAATGCTACCTTTGGTAATGCAACAGAATTAATCATTGCTTTAATTGCTCTCAAGGCTGGTTATGTAAGCGTAGTGAAAGCAAGTATCACGGGTTCGATTATTGGTAACTTGCTTTTGGTAATGGGATTTTCGATGCTTTTGGGGGGAATTCGCTACAAAGAACAAACGTTTCAATCGTTAATAGCGCGAATGAATGCAGCCGCTATGAATTTGGCAGTAATTGCTATTTTGGTACCAACGGCAGTTAACTATACTTCAGAGGGAATTAGCGAAACTACTTTGCAAAATCTTTCTCTTGCTGTTGCTGTAGTTTTAATAATTGTTTATTTATTGACTTTGTTATTTTCAATGAAAACTCACTCCTACTTATTTGATGTAGGTGTGGCAGAAACAGAAGCAATGGAAACCCTTCACAATCCTCCAAATCTATGGTTATGGGTTGGAGTCTTACTTGCATGTACTTTGTGCGTAGCCTTTGAGTCAGAATTGTTAGTGGATTCTTTAGAAGTTGCAACGTCAAAACTCGGTTTAACAGCACTATTTACTGGAGTTGTTATAGTACCCATTATTGGTAATGCCGCAGAACATGCGACAGCAGTTACCGTAGCGATGAAAAATAAAATGGATTTGTCGCTTTCTGTGGCAGTTGGTTCTACGATGCAGATAGCTTTGTTCGTTGCTCCCATTTTAGTGATAATTGGGAAGTTTATGGGGCAACCAATGGACTTAGATTTCCATCCGTTTGAATTAGTCGCCGTTGCTGCGTCAGTATTAATTGCAAACAGTATTAGTTCTGATGGCAAATCGAACTGGTTGGAAGGAACTTTACTTTTGGCAACATACGCTGTTTTAGGATTCGCTTTCTTCTTCCATCCTGTAATTGAAGGAATCGGGTAA
- the lpxD gene encoding UDP-3-O-(3-hydroxymyristoyl)glucosamine N-acyltransferase, giving the protein MKFSEIVQKLGETAINSSICSLPHLDPDITTLAAIDEATTGTISYIEGAKFAGALDNTSANALILPADETLQSKAQEKGIAWIAAKEPRLLFAKTINIFYQPWQPAPGIHPSAVIHENAKIGKDVYIGAHVVIEQNVEIGNNVCIHANVVIYPDVKIGDRTVLHANCTVQERSRIGADCTINSGTVIGAEGFGFVPTKEGWFKMEQSGYTVLEDKVEIGSNSAVDRPAVGETRIGRNTVIDNLVQIGHGTKVGFGCAIAGQTATAGGVRIGNRVIIAGQSGIANQVKIGDGAIVSAKAGVHSNVPPGEIVSGNPAIPYKIYLKSNAIIQKLPEIYQYIRKLQRKFKE; this is encoded by the coding sequence ATGAAATTCAGCGAAATAGTCCAAAAACTGGGTGAAACTGCCATTAATTCTAGTATATGTAGCTTACCGCATCTCGATCCAGACATTACTACACTCGCCGCCATTGATGAAGCCACAACTGGCACTATTAGTTATATAGAAGGCGCAAAATTTGCTGGTGCCTTAGATAATACATCTGCTAATGCCTTAATTTTACCTGCCGATGAAACATTACAGTCAAAAGCACAGGAAAAAGGAATTGCTTGGATAGCGGCGAAAGAACCGCGATTGTTGTTTGCTAAAACAATCAACATATTTTATCAACCTTGGCAGCCCGCTCCAGGAATTCATCCCAGCGCCGTAATTCACGAAAATGCAAAAATTGGTAAAGATGTTTATATTGGTGCCCATGTCGTAATTGAGCAAAATGTAGAAATTGGTAACAACGTCTGCATTCATGCCAATGTGGTGATTTATCCAGATGTAAAAATTGGCGATCGCACTGTTTTACACGCTAACTGTACCGTTCAGGAACGTTCTCGCATTGGTGCCGATTGCACGATCAATAGCGGTACGGTTATCGGTGCTGAAGGCTTCGGTTTTGTTCCCACAAAAGAAGGCTGGTTCAAGATGGAGCAGTCTGGCTATACAGTTTTAGAAGATAAAGTCGAAATTGGCTCTAATAGTGCGGTAGATCGTCCCGCCGTGGGAGAAACTCGTATTGGTCGCAATACGGTTATTGATAATTTAGTACAAATAGGACACGGTACAAAAGTTGGTTTTGGCTGTGCGATCGCCGGACAAACAGCAACAGCCGGAGGAGTCCGAATAGGTAATCGCGTGATTATTGCAGGACAATCGGGAATCGCCAATCAAGTCAAAATCGGCGATGGTGCGATTGTATCCGCAAAAGCCGGAGTTCATAGCAACGTCCCACCAGGAGAAATTGTCTCAGGAAACCCAGCGATACCTTACAAAATATATTTAAAATCCAATGCGATTATTCAAAAATTGCCAGAAATTTATCAGTACATCAGAAAATTGCAGCGCAAGTTTAAGGAATAG
- a CDS encoding CoB--CoM heterodisulfide reductase iron-sulfur subunit B family protein codes for MLFQMLKYAYFPGCVAQGACRELHSSTVALSKALNIELIELKKAACCGSGTFKEDSQLLEDTVNARNISLAEELNLPLLTHCSTCQGVIGHVDERLKASKQNNPDYLNKVNSLLQKESCSPYQGSTEVRHLLYALVNDYGLEEIEKRVTKKLSNLKCAAFYGCYLLRAQNTTYDDPFKPEAMENVFRMVGAEPIYYQGRTKCCGWPLSSYATTQSFQMAGKHISEAIEAGADCLVTPCPLCHLNLDSRQPEVEKVIGRNLGLPVLHLPQLVALALGVSPKELGLQRHIVSTKPILEKLGF; via the coding sequence ATTCTATTCCAAATGCTTAAATACGCTTATTTTCCAGGTTGTGTTGCTCAAGGAGCTTGTCGAGAGCTACATTCTTCTACCGTTGCTCTTTCTAAAGCTTTAAACATTGAACTAATTGAATTAAAGAAAGCTGCTTGCTGTGGCTCTGGAACTTTCAAGGAAGATTCACAACTATTAGAAGATACAGTCAATGCTAGAAATATTTCTTTAGCTGAGGAATTAAATCTGCCTTTACTGACTCATTGCAGCACTTGTCAAGGTGTTATCGGTCATGTAGATGAACGACTTAAAGCTTCCAAGCAAAATAATCCCGATTACTTAAATAAAGTTAACAGTTTGTTGCAAAAAGAAAGCTGTTCTCCTTATCAAGGAAGTACCGAAGTCAGGCATCTGCTTTACGCTTTGGTAAACGATTATGGTTTAGAAGAAATAGAAAAGCGAGTCACCAAAAAATTAAGCAATCTGAAATGCGCGGCTTTTTACGGCTGCTATTTACTCCGCGCTCAAAATACAACCTACGACGATCCTTTTAAACCAGAAGCGATGGAAAATGTGTTTCGTATGGTAGGGGCGGAGCCTATTTATTATCAAGGGCGTACTAAATGCTGTGGGTGGCCGCTTTCGAGTTATGCTACGACTCAGTCTTTTCAGATGGCAGGAAAGCATATCTCAGAAGCCATAGAAGCAGGTGCGGATTGTTTGGTTACACCTTGTCCTTTATGCCACCTTAATTTAGATTCTCGTCAGCCAGAGGTAGAAAAAGTTATCGGACGTAATTTAGGTTTACCAGTATTGCATTTACCGCAGTTAGTTGCTTTAGCTTTGGGAGTTAGTCCAAAAGAACTTGGTTTACAAAGACATATTGTCTCTACTAAACCAATCTTAGAAAAATTAGGATTTTAG
- the tkt gene encoding transketolase — MNANVVKNNRIMAVATQTQTLEQLCINSIRFLAVDAVEKAKSGHPGLPMGAAPMAFVLWDKFMRFNPKNPKWFNRDRFVLSAGHGSMLQYALLYLAGFDSVSIEDIKNFRQWESSTPGHPENFMTLGVEITTGPLGQGIANAVGLAMAEAHLAAMYNKPDAKIVDHYTYCILGDGCNMEGISGEACSFAGHQGLGKLIALYDDNHISIDGSTDVAFTEDVSKRFEAYGWHVLHVKDGNNDLDAIAKAIEEAKSVTDKPTMIKVTTTIGYGAPNKQDTAGIHGAALGADEIKLTRENLGWKHEPFVVPEDALNHMRKAVERGAGYEEDWNKTFADYKSKYAKEAAEFERYLTGKLPDGWDKVLPTYTPEDKGLATRKYSQDCLNKLASVLPELIGGSADLTHSNLTEIKESGEFQKGQHQNRNVHFGVREHGMGGICNGMALHDSGLVPYGATFLIFTDYMRAAIRLSALSHTGTLWVMTHDSIGQGEDGPTHQPIETLASLRAIPNLNVIRPADGNEVSGAYKCAIERAKKKDPTLLAFTRQGVPNLKGTSIDNVAKGAYTLVDCDGTPDIILIGTGSEVQLCVGAAEKLSGEGKKVRVVSMPSWELFEDQDDSYKESVFPSSVTKRVSVEAAASFGWHKYIGTEGAAVSIDRFGASAPGATVMEKFGFTVDNVVATAKKVLG; from the coding sequence ATGAACGCTAACGTCGTTAAAAACAATCGTATTATGGCTGTTGCAACCCAAACCCAAACCCTCGAACAACTTTGTATCAACTCAATTCGCTTTTTAGCAGTTGATGCTGTAGAAAAAGCAAAGTCCGGACACCCCGGACTACCTATGGGCGCAGCGCCAATGGCGTTCGTGCTTTGGGATAAATTCATGCGGTTTAACCCCAAAAACCCCAAATGGTTCAATCGCGACCGCTTTGTTCTGTCTGCCGGTCATGGTTCTATGTTGCAGTATGCTCTGCTTTATTTAGCGGGGTTTGATAGCGTCAGCATAGAAGATATCAAGAACTTCCGTCAGTGGGAATCAAGCACTCCCGGACACCCCGAAAACTTCATGACATTAGGGGTAGAAATTACTACCGGACCTCTGGGTCAGGGAATTGCTAATGCAGTAGGTTTGGCAATGGCAGAAGCACATCTTGCTGCCATGTACAACAAACCCGATGCTAAAATAGTTGACCATTACACCTACTGTATTCTAGGTGACGGTTGCAACATGGAAGGTATTTCTGGTGAAGCTTGCTCTTTTGCAGGACACCAAGGTTTAGGCAAATTAATTGCCCTGTACGACGACAACCACATTTCTATCGATGGTTCCACCGACGTAGCATTTACCGAAGATGTTTCCAAGCGTTTTGAAGCTTACGGCTGGCACGTTCTTCACGTTAAAGATGGTAATAACGATTTAGACGCAATTGCTAAAGCTATCGAGGAAGCTAAGTCTGTCACTGACAAGCCCACCATGATTAAGGTGACAACCACTATCGGTTACGGTGCGCCCAACAAACAAGACACAGCAGGTATTCACGGTGCTGCTCTCGGTGCTGATGAAATCAAACTTACCCGCGAAAACTTAGGTTGGAAGCACGAGCCTTTTGTAGTACCAGAAGATGCTTTAAACCACATGCGTAAAGCAGTAGAACGCGGTGCTGGTTATGAAGAAGACTGGAATAAGACTTTTGCTGACTACAAATCCAAATATGCTAAAGAAGCAGCAGAATTTGAGCGTTATTTAACTGGCAAGCTTCCCGATGGTTGGGACAAAGTATTACCTACATACACCCCCGAAGATAAAGGATTAGCAACCCGTAAATACTCTCAAGATTGCCTCAACAAACTGGCATCAGTTTTACCAGAACTAATCGGTGGTTCGGCTGACTTAACTCACTCCAACCTAACCGAAATCAAGGAATCGGGAGAGTTCCAGAAAGGTCAACATCAAAACCGTAACGTCCACTTCGGCGTGCGCGAACACGGTATGGGCGGTATTTGTAACGGTATGGCTTTGCACGATTCGGGATTAGTTCCTTATGGTGCAACTTTCTTAATCTTTACAGACTACATGCGTGCTGCTATCCGTTTATCGGCACTATCGCATACTGGAACGCTCTGGGTTATGACTCACGATTCCATCGGACAAGGTGAAGATGGTCCTACCCACCAGCCAATTGAAACTTTAGCTTCTTTGAGAGCTATTCCTAACCTCAACGTAATTCGTCCAGCAGACGGAAACGAAGTTTCTGGGGCTTATAAATGCGCTATCGAAAGAGCTAAGAAAAAAGACCCCACTTTATTAGCGTTCACTCGTCAAGGTGTACCTAACTTAAAAGGTACTTCTATCGATAACGTGGCTAAAGGTGCTTATACCTTAGTTGATTGCGACGGAACTCCAGATATCATTTTGATTGGTACTGGTTCTGAAGTACAGCTTTGTGTGGGTGCTGCCGAAAAACTTTCCGGTGAAGGTAAGAAAGTCCGCGTAGTTTCTATGCCATCTTGGGAATTATTTGAAGATCAAGATGATTCTTACAAGGAATCCGTTTTCCCATCATCTGTTACCAAGCGGGTATCCGTAGAAGCTGCTGCTAGCTTCGGCTGGCACAAGTACATTGGTACTGAAGGCGCAGCTGTAAGTATCGACAGATTCGGTGCTTCGGCTCCTGGTGCAACTGTTATGGAAAAATTCGGCTTCACTGTTGATAATGTCGTAGCAACTGCTAAGAAAGTTTTGGGTTAA
- a CDS encoding peptidoglycan-binding protein translates to MEENTSQKLPMILEATAVNRLPTLRFGDRGNSVRILQRLLVAKRYPISVDGDFGVLTETAVKAFQSRRGLRVDGIVGPRTWRALSA, encoded by the coding sequence ATGGAAGAAAATACCAGTCAAAAACTACCAATGATATTAGAAGCAACTGCTGTGAATAGATTACCTACTTTGCGTTTTGGGGATAGAGGAAATTCAGTAAGGATTTTGCAGCGACTTTTAGTTGCTAAACGCTACCCTATTAGTGTTGATGGTGATTTTGGGGTTTTAACGGAAACTGCTGTTAAAGCTTTTCAAAGCCGTCGTGGTTTAAGAGTGGATGGTATTGTAGGTCCTAGAACTTGGCGAGCTTTATCTGCTTAA
- a CDS encoding ATP-binding protein has translation MSYINHLRQTNSGQDMVHSQFVKIARILVSLIVVAIFCGTGWLFTRDKEILVSDSAFVILAEALIAIAVLVILVGRATKIIEAACTQRDKAVDALRENEAKFKSLVDASLVGIAEVNIDGSINVANDEFLRITGYNFTCLQAGKLNWFDIAPSELKDIDNNDCYQFQSVENCKTYIKYLICADGRQIKVKLSRNHLETQGKPHKYIFYVSECNHTEENSIFGQLWLKSLFDIMPVPLLLVEPGTAKVTFANQAANEMAGGQFPLAQSREDYSKLYRFTDTEGKLIPSELSPTIRVALGEKLEGLEINWHERDKVYPVKVFADTLPPMPGYPSTCIALFEDIGKLKQLEESLDLENERLKLVFETTKDLTASEQPEELIEELYHEIAEQLDLDCYLYYLVDKNCQGIKLTSYSGITFSEAKDFQQYKFGEGVSGTAAQKRSPINIENAPQSEDLDTQSIRNLGILAYYSCPLIVQEKLLGTISFASRTRSAFIDDEVILMQAVCNQIAIAIERANLLNSLQKANRIKDEFLAILSHELRSPLNSILGWAQYLQVRKLDEITTSRALESIERNSRELNNVIEELFDISRTIQGKMQLTIQDCNLASIIVTAIENLRSASLAKKLEVKLSIHKSLDMNEHIENAEFADTFDSLKHIASLNTIPVPHEAILKNSDFLVAGDSQRLRQVMWNLLSNAIKFTSCGGCVEVHLLEEKTNDDELSYAVIQVSDTGMGINSEFIPYVFDRFCQGDSSSTRAHNGLGLGLSIVRHIVELHGGSVCVESPGVGEGSTFTVKLPLVKSTESQSIKKKCQEKCVVIN, from the coding sequence ATGTCTTACATTAACCACTTACGCCAAACTAATTCGGGTCAAGATATGGTGCATTCACAATTTGTGAAAATTGCGCGTATATTAGTATCGCTTATCGTTGTTGCAATTTTTTGTGGAACAGGGTGGTTATTTACTCGGGATAAAGAAATTTTGGTATCTGATTCGGCTTTTGTAATTCTAGCTGAAGCTTTGATAGCAATAGCTGTTCTTGTAATATTGGTTGGGAGAGCTACAAAGATAATTGAAGCTGCCTGCACTCAACGCGATAAAGCAGTAGATGCATTAAGGGAAAATGAAGCTAAGTTTAAAAGTTTAGTCGATGCCAGCCTTGTAGGTATTGCAGAAGTAAATATCGATGGTAGTATTAATGTTGCAAACGATGAATTTCTGAGAATTACAGGATATAATTTTACCTGCTTGCAAGCAGGTAAATTAAATTGGTTTGATATTGCTCCATCAGAGCTTAAGGATATAGATAATAATGATTGTTATCAATTTCAATCTGTAGAAAATTGCAAGACATATATTAAATATTTAATTTGTGCTGATGGTAGGCAAATTAAAGTGAAACTTAGCCGGAATCATTTAGAAACACAAGGTAAGCCGCATAAGTATATCTTTTATGTGAGCGAATGTAACCACACCGAAGAAAATTCTATTTTTGGGCAGCTTTGGTTAAAGAGCTTATTTGATATCATGCCGGTGCCCCTGCTATTAGTTGAACCGGGAACAGCTAAAGTTACCTTTGCCAATCAAGCTGCTAATGAAATGGCTGGTGGTCAATTTCCTTTAGCACAGTCTCGGGAAGATTATAGTAAATTGTACCGTTTTACCGATACTGAAGGAAAACTTATTCCTAGCGAACTTTCACCAACCATAAGAGTTGCTTTAGGTGAAAAACTTGAAGGACTTGAGATTAATTGGCATGAAAGAGATAAGGTTTATCCAGTAAAGGTATTTGCAGATACATTGCCCCCCATGCCTGGTTATCCATCTACCTGTATTGCTTTATTTGAGGATATTGGCAAGCTAAAGCAGCTAGAAGAATCATTGGATTTAGAAAACGAAAGACTTAAATTAGTATTTGAGACAACAAAAGATTTAACTGCTTCGGAACAACCAGAAGAATTAATCGAAGAACTTTACCATGAAATTGCAGAGCAATTAGATTTAGACTGCTATTTATATTATTTAGTTGATAAAAACTGTCAGGGAATAAAATTAACTTCTTATAGTGGAATCACTTTCTCTGAAGCAAAAGATTTTCAACAATACAAATTTGGCGAAGGAGTTAGCGGTACCGCAGCTCAGAAGCGCAGCCCTATAAATATAGAAAATGCGCCCCAATCGGAAGATTTAGATACGCAATCAATTCGTAATTTAGGTATTTTAGCTTATTACTCTTGTCCATTAATAGTTCAAGAAAAGCTTTTAGGTACTATCAGCTTTGCTAGTCGTACTCGTTCGGCATTTATTGATGATGAAGTAATTTTGATGCAGGCAGTTTGCAACCAAATAGCCATTGCTATTGAGCGGGCTAACTTGCTCAATTCGTTGCAAAAAGCAAATCGCATCAAAGATGAATTCCTGGCTATTTTATCTCACGAATTGCGATCGCCGTTGAATAGTATTTTAGGATGGGCGCAGTATTTACAAGTCCGCAAGCTAGACGAAATCACCACATCAAGAGCATTAGAATCTATTGAGCGTAATTCTAGAGAACTCAATAATGTAATTGAAGAATTATTTGATATATCGCGAACAATTCAAGGTAAAATGCAACTTACAATCCAAGATTGTAATTTAGCTTCGATAATTGTTACAGCCATTGAAAATTTGCGTTCGGCAAGTCTTGCTAAGAAATTAGAGGTCAAATTATCAATTCACAAAAGTTTAGACATGAATGAACATATAGAGAATGCAGAATTTGCAGATACTTTTGATTCCTTAAAACATATTGCATCTCTTAATACAATTCCTGTTCCCCATGAAGCGATACTGAAAAACAGTGATTTCTTAGTTGCTGGTGATAGTCAGCGTTTAAGACAAGTCATGTGGAATTTACTTTCCAATGCGATTAAGTTTACCTCTTGTGGTGGTTGTGTAGAAGTACATTTGTTAGAAGAAAAAACAAACGATGATGAATTATCTTATGCCGTAATTCAAGTCAGCGATACGGGAATGGGTATAAATTCCGAGTTTATTCCCTATGTTTTTGACCGTTTTTGTCAAGGTGATAGTTCCAGCACCAGGGCGCACAATGGACTTGGACTGGGATTATCAATTGTACGTCATATAGTTGAATTACATGGTGGCAGCGTTTGCGTAGAAAGTCCGGGAGTTGGAGAAGGCTCTACATTTACTGTTAAATTACCTCTTGTTAAATCTACTGAATCGCAATCAATCAAAAAAAAATGCCAGGAAAAATGCGTAGTGATTAATTGA
- a CDS encoding murein transglycosylase A, which produces MMRKTLALFSLSLGIALVSPLRSVVAQVPIMTPPPLPSSPRRTVPQPPRPVIIPTIPPRVPQPQRPLELSPVTPVPPLKPIGLSDNCTPRYACLGWDEQLFWGGKGKGKAGDRWALIQSINNSLGYLEKPSAAKKYQNYPVKEITLDRVRRSLLRFRELVRKSKSAAELQNAVRREFQFYKSTGNDGKGTVKFTAYYKPVYEASRVRTEEFKYPLYRIPPDFKEWQKPHPTRLELEGKDGLLGEDSRLNGLELFWFKNRFDAYLVHIQGSAKLKLTDGTVTGVGYAGATDYPWTSIGRALLNDGKITRKQTTMPGIINFFQRNPRAMDDYLPVWERFVFFRDKGNIPAIGSINLPLTPERSIATDKSLMPPGALALVNTRFPYVGYGGRLIYRKVSRFVLDQDTGSAIKTPGRVDYFMGTGKVAGDRAGVTGGNGTLYYLLLKK; this is translated from the coding sequence ATGATGAGAAAAACCCTTGCTTTGTTTTCCTTGAGCCTGGGAATTGCTTTAGTTAGCCCGCTACGTTCGGTTGTAGCTCAGGTGCCTATTATGACACCGCCGCCGCTGCCAAGTTCTCCTAGAAGAACAGTTCCGCAACCACCGCGACCTGTCATAATACCTACTATTCCGCCGAGAGTACCGCAACCGCAGCGACCATTAGAGTTAAGTCCAGTAACTCCGGTACCTCCACTAAAACCAATTGGCTTATCCGACAACTGTACGCCTAGATACGCTTGTTTGGGTTGGGATGAGCAACTTTTTTGGGGTGGAAAAGGCAAAGGTAAAGCTGGCGATCGCTGGGCATTGATTCAATCAATTAACAATAGTTTGGGTTACTTGGAAAAACCCAGCGCGGCCAAAAAATATCAAAATTATCCCGTCAAGGAAATTACGTTAGATCGAGTGCGGCGTAGTTTATTACGTTTTCGCGAATTGGTGCGTAAATCGAAATCCGCAGCAGAATTGCAAAATGCAGTTAGACGCGAGTTTCAGTTTTACAAATCAACCGGTAACGACGGCAAGGGTACGGTTAAATTTACCGCATATTATAAGCCGGTTTACGAAGCAAGTCGCGTTCGTACCGAAGAGTTTAAGTACCCCCTTTATCGAATACCTCCTGACTTTAAAGAATGGCAAAAACCACACCCTACAAGATTAGAACTTGAAGGAAAAGATGGTTTGTTAGGTGAAGATAGCCGTTTAAACGGGTTGGAGTTATTTTGGTTTAAAAACCGCTTTGATGCATACTTAGTTCATATCCAAGGTTCCGCAAAACTTAAGTTAACCGATGGTACCGTTACAGGTGTCGGTTACGCTGGTGCAACCGATTATCCTTGGACGAGCATTGGTAGAGCATTACTCAATGACGGAAAAATAACCCGCAAACAGACCACAATGCCCGGTATTATTAACTTTTTCCAGCGAAATCCCCGCGCTATGGACGATTATTTGCCGGTTTGGGAGCGTTTTGTTTTCTTTAGAGATAAAGGTAATATACCTGCTATCGGTAGTATCAACCTACCACTTACTCCAGAGCGTTCCATCGCTACAGACAAATCTTTAATGCCTCCCGGTGCGTTAGCATTAGTCAACACTAGATTTCCTTATGTTGGATATGGTGGAAGATTAATCTATCGCAAAGTTAGTAGATTCGTACTAGACCAAGATACAGGTAGCGCTATCAAGACACCTGGAAGAGTTGATTACTTCATGGGCACCGGGAAAGTTGCGGGCGATCGCGCTGGAGTTACAGGTGGTAACGGAACGTTATACTATTTGCTGCTAAAGAAATAA